A single window of Deltaproteobacteria bacterium DNA harbors:
- a CDS encoding metallophosphoesterase: MFFSKKDKKPGRFRLARRIFWLLVAAAVIIGAYNASSLSITVERVDVEIDNLPDGFVGTKIAVLTDVHSSFMMTESFMRKAATLTMNEKPDMIALTGDFVTGKTKFLNSSVGSFDTKHLDKMVRAFSELKAPLGTYAVLGNHDFWSGEEAVGEIVGRTEKGLGAKWLRNKSITIEKNGATFLLSGIDDYWHTGSVLEAYKNVPTDTARVLLSHNPDVVEELDMLRERADLVISGHTHGGQIKFPIIGFPVIPSKYGQRYLSGLIVEAGRAVYVSRGLGTLLAPIRFGALPEVTIITLKKARKVS, from the coding sequence ATGTTCTTCTCTAAAAAAGACAAGAAACCGGGACGTTTTCGTCTGGCGCGGCGCATCTTCTGGCTGCTCGTGGCTGCGGCTGTGATTATCGGCGCGTACAACGCGTCGTCTCTTTCTATTACGGTCGAACGCGTTGATGTCGAGATAGACAACCTCCCTGACGGATTCGTTGGCACGAAGATTGCCGTGCTAACCGACGTGCATTCGTCATTTATGATGACCGAGTCCTTCATGCGTAAGGCAGCTACTCTTACCATGAACGAAAAGCCAGACATGATTGCCCTTACAGGGGACTTTGTAACAGGCAAGACCAAGTTCCTGAATTCCTCTGTAGGCTCCTTCGACACAAAGCACTTAGATAAGATGGTCAGGGCGTTTTCTGAACTAAAGGCCCCGCTTGGCACGTATGCAGTGCTTGGCAACCACGATTTCTGGAGCGGCGAGGAGGCGGTCGGTGAAATAGTTGGCCGCACGGAAAAAGGGCTTGGCGCAAAATGGCTTAGGAATAAAAGCATTACAATAGAGAAGAACGGGGCAACGTTCCTGCTCTCCGGAATCGACGATTACTGGCACACGGGCTCCGTGCTGGAGGCGTATAAGAACGTACCCACGGACACGGCGCGCGTGCTTCTTAGCCATAATCCGGATGTGGTGGAAGAGCTCGATATGCTTCGCGAGAGAGCTGACCTCGTAATATCCGGCCACACGCACGGCGGGCAGATAAAGTTCCCGATAATCGGTTTTCCGGTCATCCCCTCTAAGTATGGCCAGCGCTATCTCTCCGGGCTTATAGTAGAGGCGGGCAGGGCAGTGTATGTTTCGCGCGGGCTCGGCACGCTGCTGGCTCCGATAAGGTTTGGCGCGTTGCCCGAGGTAACTATCATTACGCTTAAAAAAGCGCGTAAGGTCAGTTAG